Below is a genomic region from Dehalococcoides mccartyi.
ACGTAACCATCGGCACAGATGGCACACTTATTGCAGAAACTGCAGCTGATGTTGCCGGCATAGTCAAGAGTGAGGCTGACGGCGACATTGATTTTGTCGTCACAGTTATCACTACCAAACAGGCTTATCTTGTTATCGTTCTTCCTGATGGGGAAACAGTTATGTCTGCTGTCATGGCTTACACCGCTTAACCCCGATAGGCTTTGGGGGCTGAGCCTTTTAATCAACCCCCATTTTTAAAGAGGTATCAAGGTTATGAGACTTCGCATATTAAAAGATTGCTATTCATTATTTGGCTTGCTTAGAGCAGGTCAGATTGCAGATATACCAGAGCCTGAAGCCACAGAATGGCAGAGGAGCGGCCTTGCCATGCAGGACAAGGCTTACGAACCAACTGAGAACAAAGCCGCTCAGATTAACACCGAGAACCCAAGACGCAGGGCTAGAAAGAAATAGATGTACGCCATAATTGTCGGCACCCAAACGAATAAAAAAGGGCAGGAATTCGTCCGGGTGGACTTTTACCTTGAGAAGGGCGAACCTCTGTATGATGGATACCATGTCCGTATGCCTGCCCGCGAACTGAACGAGAAGGAATTATCCAGCCTGACAAACAAAGACGGGGTAATCTCAAAAGCTGATTACGAGGCTTTCGTGGATAAGAACATTGGCTGGGAGATGAAAGATACCCCGTTTAACTGCCACATGTTCGCAAAGCCTGCCACCCTTGAAGACCTTGATGATGCGGTACAGGCACGTATCAAGCTTTTAAAGGCCAATTGTGCCGAGAATGCAAAGACCAGTACGGAGTTTAAGCCATCCCGAATACTCTGCCAGCTGACTGTCTGCTCTGCCAAATACTCCATGGGGTTAAAGGAGATACTGCCCGGCACAGAACTAATGGAGACTTGATATGGCTGTAATTGATATTGGGCCAGGGGCAATTAACCGGGGTGATAACTGGTCTTCAGGTTATACTCGTGTAGACTGTAACAACCCCGCTAATGACGACGGGATACTAGATACAGTAGAAGTGTGGGCAACTTCCCAAAGTTTGTCTGGATTCAAAATAGGTACTTTTTCAGGGTCAGGTACTAGTTATGATGACAGAGATTATGCGACAATCGGTTCAGTAACTGCGGGTTCAAAACAAACCTTTACAGGTCTATCTATAGATGTAGTTACTGGTGATTTCTTAGGCTGCTACTATAGTAGTGGCGTTATCGAACGCGATACATCTGGGTTTGATGGCGTATATAGCGGAAATTCCAGTGGTGACAGGTTTGGTTCGGGTTCTAGCACATATATCCTATGGGCAGGCGACGCTATCTCTATTTATGGCACTGGTGCAACTACCAGTAACACCTATGAATTATCCTGCACTGATGGGCTAAGCGTAGGAGACAACAATAAAGGGAACTTACTCTTAAGCCTATCTTTAGCGGATGGGCTTAAATCCGGTGAAAGTTTGGGCAATACCAGAGCTTCTTTCCCGATAATCTCAGACGGATTGTCTTTGGGCGAAAGCCTAGCCGCATATTTAAAACTTTCTCCAGCTCTTTCTGATGGAATTGCCTTAGGAGATGCCCAAGGAACTCAGCTAACAACTAATCCAGAAGTTAATGATGGGTTAAAACTAACTGATATCTTAAATACTCAGGCAATCCTGAACGCCTCTGCTCAGGACGGCATTTCTTTGGGGGATACACCGCAGGGGAATATCAGTATTTTCTTAAGTCTCATAGACGGGCAAACGCTTTCCGATACAGTAACAGCTGGCTTCTTAATTTCCTTACTCTTATCAGATGGCGTTTCATTAAGCGATACAACGGCAGCACAGGCTATCCATAACCCCGCCCTTGTAGATGGTTTAAATCTCTCTGGCTTGCCCTCAGGTACCGCCCTGTTAAGTTTGGCGGTAGCCGATGGAGTGACTACAGGAGACACACCAAGTACACAAGTGAGTTTTAAGGTAGCTCTGGCTGATGGACTGATTACTGGAGACAGCGGATTAAACTCACTTATTCTTAACCTGCAAGCTATAGACGGCATTTCCCTTAATGACACTACCCTTGCCAATCTGATTTACCAACTGCTGGTGCAGGCAGGGCTTAAGTTATCTGATACTCCATTAGCAAACGCCATATTAGAACTCTTGGCTCAGGATGGTTTATCCCTTTCGGATAGCACCTATTATTCCAGCGCAGCCATTTACAATATGCTGGTTTCTGACGGGCTAACGCTTTCCGATTCCCCCAGTACAACTTGCACGCTAAACCTGATAGTTCAGGAGAACATCTCACTCGGAGATACTGGCAGTATTATCTGCCAGTTTTTTGAATCAGTAACTGACGGCTTCAAGCTGGGTGATATCGCACTGAACTATACCAACGGACTTATTAAACTCACTGTCAACCTGTACGGCAGAAACGGAACGGGAACACTACCTGCCCGGACTATCACAGTAAACCTGCTTAACCGCAGTTCGGCAGCAGAATTAAAGCAAAGAGCGGTTAATCTGGGGCTGAAAGACCAATCCATAACCTTAAATACAAAAACTGAATAAATAAACAAAGGAAATGACCTTCAAAGACCAACTCACAAGTTGGTCTTTTGGTTTATAAAGGGAGGATTAAGTGGAAAATATTAAAGACGGATGCAAACTAAGCGGTAAGTTCATTACCGAGTGTTACCGCAAAGGCAAGCTCATCTGGAAGGAAGAAAGCCATAACATCGTAACCACCGAAGGGCGTAACCGCATACTTGATGTGATGTTCCATGGCACTACCCAGATATCCACCTGGTACTGTGGACTTGTGGAAACAGACACTTCCCCTGATGCAGGTATGACTTATGACGTACCAACATTTACCGAAAGTACCGCCTATGATGAAGCGGCTCGCCCTGCTTTTGTTGAAGCGGCCTCCAGCTCCGGCTCGGTTACCAACTCAGCAAATAAAGCTGTCTTCACCATTTCAGGTACAAAGACAATGTACGGAGCGGCACTGTTCAGCGTCAATACCAAAGGAGACCATACCGCTGGAGCAGACAATGTACTGTACTGTTATTCCAAATTTACCTCCGGGCGTTCTGTGGTAGACGATGATGTAATCAACCTGACCTACACAGTCACTGCTGCTGATGATGGTGCATAAGGGAGGCTGATTGATGGCTACCTTAACAATACCGAACAGTGATAAGGGTTATACCCTGCAATTTACTGTCCATGATTCTGCCGGTGCAGCAAAAAACCTGACCGGGTACACAGTCACTTTGAAAGTCTGGAGACCTGGCGCACCTGCGACCTTGCTTGTAACCGGCGCTTGTACAATAAGCGATGCTGAAAATGGGGTTGTTACTTACACTTTGACTGGAACAGATTTTGCTCTTACCGGCACTTATCATGCCGAGTTGGAACTGACAATGGTATCCAGCGAAGTAACAACTGTACGGGAAAGCACCGGCAATTTCAGCATTACTGTAGCGGAGAGTGGTTGATATGGTTGATTATTGCACCCTTGAAGAAGTTAAAAGAGAACTTAATATTTCAGGTGGCGAGTCAGACGATATACTCCAAGCATTAATAGGGCAAACTAAAGACCTCATAGATAAGTTTTGTAACCGAAGTTTTGATAGCGTTACCACTACAAAGTACTTCGACGGAACCGCCAGCCCATTATGTATTCCAGATTTGATTACGCTCACCAGTCTCAAACTGGACACAAACGGAGACGGAGTTTACGAGGCCACTTTAACCACAAGCGATTATATTCTTTACCCCCTTAACAGCACACCCAAGGAGTCCATTAGAATAAATCCTAATGGAAACTATTCCAGTTTTGCCTCTGGTATTCCAAGTGGAGTTTCTATCACAGGAACATGGGGTTATGCCTCTACTGTACCAGGGCCAATACACAGGGCCAGCATAATACAAGTACAACGCTGGTATAAACGTAAAGAGACCGCCTTCGCTGATGTAGTGGGAGTGCCAGAATTAGGCGAAGTGCATTACTACAAGGGGCTTGACCCAGACATACATTTGATAGTTCAAGCCTATCGCAAGCAGAGGTATTTTTAATGGCCATCAATGTCCATGTACTTGGTGCTGATGAAATTATTAAGGCACTCACTAACAAAGATATCTTATCTAATGTAAACAAAGAGCTGTCTAAACTAGCAATCAAAATGGCAAATCGAGCCAAGAAGGCAACTGTGGTAGATACAGGGCGCCTAAGAGCGTCAATCGCAACCCAGATATCAGACCTGTCAGCTGAAATAGGCACTAATGTTGAATATGCCCCTTTTGTTGAATTCGGCACGTCAAAGATGGAAGCCCGCCATTTAGAAGGTAGTTCTAAGGTGCTAGGTGAGGGTATGTTCACTTTCGCGGCCAATAATTCGCAAGAAGACATAGACAAATTCAGCGATGAGATGGGGAAAATCATGTCGGATAGGTGGCCAAAATGAGTGTAGAAATAATAGGGAATGGCCTCAAGACAAGGCTACAAACCATAACCGCTCTCAAGGCGGTTTTTTCTTGCTCCGAAATACCCCAGTCAGTTAATAGCTTCCCGACCGCCTTAATTTTCCACACCGGTACAGAATATGACCAAACGATGGGTGTTACCAATATGCAGCTACATCACTTCAAGGTAAAAATCTGTACCCAAACCGCAGACCAGTCAAGCGGGCTTAACGCTCTGCTGGACTTCGCGGAAAACACAGGCGATAACTCGGTTAAAGCAACCGTTGATGGTGACGTTACCCTTAGTGGTAAATGCGATACAGCAAGAGTCATAAGAAACTCTGGCCAAGGGACTTTTAGCATGGGTGGTCATGTTTATCTGGGGACAGAATTTGAAATTGAAGTATGGGAATAATAGGAGGACAAAATGCCAGTATTAAGTGGTAAAGCCGGAGAGGTAACTGTAGGAGGTACTACAGTAGCCGGCATTAAATCATGGCAATTGGATTACACGTCTGAAGTATTGGACAGTACGGATTTTGGAGATGCGGGTGTGCGGACATTTGCGGCCGGGTGTTCAAGTTGGGCAGGCAGTTTTGAAGGCTACAAAAAGGGTGCACCTTTAACCATTGGATCTGAAGTCGCTTTGGTTCTTAAAGAGAGCCAAACGGCAACTCAAAAATGGACAGGACAAGCAATTGTATCTGGTATCCACCCTGCAAATAGCATAGATGGGCTTACAGCCTATTCGTATGACTTTCAGGGGACAGGAGCTCTCACAGTACCCACGGCTTAAGGAGTTAAAAAATGAGTGTATTATCAGGTAAATTGGGCGGAGTTTATAGCTCTGCCTTATTAATTGAAGGTTGTGAGGCTGCATGGGACGAACTGATAGATGTCGATGTAACCGCTTCAGCTGACAGCACAGACTTCAAGGTGGGTACATATAGTGCCAAGTTTGTTTGTGCGGCAAGTCTGGGTGCCGGAGACATTATTGCAACCAATGACATCGTAAGTAAAGACCTCTCTGACTATAAAAAAATATATGCATGGGTAAAATCCAGCGTGGCATTAGATACTGGCGATATCCAATTTCTACTGGATGATACCGCTCAATGTGCTAGTGCTTTAAAAGCGCTAAATCTCCCGGCTTTAAGTGCTAATACATGGACACGTGTTTTGCTGGACTTAGGAGACGCCAGTGGCTTAACTGCAGTCATTTCGGTTGGGATAAAACAGGTAGTAGATAAAGGGGCTTTTAACCTCTGGATAGACGACATAGAAGCTCTAAAGGCTATCGCTGGCATTAAGTCGTGGCAGTTGGACTATACAGTAGATATCTTGGATAGTACATCCTTTATAGATGCCGGAGCTAGAACATTCTCACCTGGCAACTCTCAATGGGGTGGCTCATTTGAAGGCTACAAGTATGGTATTCCACTTGGTATTGGCACAAATGTGATATTAGCACTCGCAGAGGGTATTATCACCGGGCAGGCGTGGATGGGAAACGCATATATAAGCGGTGCGCATGTGGCCTCAAGCCTTGACGCTCTTGTGACTTACTCGTATGACTTTCAGGGGACAGGAAGTGTTGAGGTTGCGTCCTTGTAATGCGTAACCTAGACGAGACAATTGTTTATCTAATGAGAGTCTACAAGTGGCCGCTGGAATATACACGCAATTTGGTACGTACCATGCCTGTCAAAGACTTAAACACACTTATATTTGAGACCGATTATCAGGAACGTATGGCTACTTATCAACAGTCATACAATTTTGCCTTAATCCTCTCCGTAATATGCAGTTCAGAAAAACGTAAATACAAACCCTCAGACTTTATTGGCAAACAACCTGAAAGGAAGATAAATGTCTCTAAACCAAGATCCCAAACTGAAGCAGATACAATTGGGAGAAACCCTTTTTACACTCTCCCCACTGAACCTGAATGTGCTTGAAGATATAGAATGCGAATTTGGTTCTACCGGTGATATGGTAACAGCCTTGCAAGACAAACCTGTATCCACACTCAAGAAAATCCTCTGGATATTGATTAAGGATAACCATCCGGATATGACTCCAGATAGCATTGGGCGAATGGTGGAATATCAAGACATAGAACGGCTCAATGAGTCCATTGCTGAAGTCCTGAAGTGAGGTAATTATGGCTAAGTCTATTGCCGATTTGGTTATTAAAATAGGTGCAGATACCAAGGATATGGAAGCCGGTATTTCTTCTGCCCAAGTTAAACTACAGAAACTATCTGAAGGTGCAAAAAAAACTGGCATAGGACTGATGGCTGTTGGAACTGCGGTAACTGGCCTAGGTGTAGCTGCGGTTAAATCCTACGCCGAAACTGGTGATGCACTTTCAAAAATGGCTACCAGAACAGGCATCAGTGCACAGGCATTATCAGAGTTGAAATATGCAGCTCAGATGTCCGGGAGCAGTATTGAAGACCTTGAAACTAGTGTTAAGCGTATGCAGATGTTCATGGCAGACGCAGCTGAAGGTTCAACACTCGCTACCGAAACACTGGATAAATTAGGATTAAAACTAACAGACCTCCAAGGATTAAACCAAGAAGACCAGTTTTTAAAATTGTCTTATGCCTTGGCAGATGTGGATGACGCGGGCCAGAGAGCCGCACTGGCCTTTGATTTATTTGGTAAAAGCGGAACTGACTTGCTCCCTATGTTTGCTGATGGCTCAGCTGCTCTAGCATTATTGCGACAAGAGGCAAACGACCTCGGAGTTACAATGGATGATGTCAGTGCCAACAGGGCAGCCGAACTCGGTGATTCAATTGAAAAATTAAAAACTACCTTTGACGGCATGAAAGTTCAGATAGGAGAAGCACTCGCCCCAGCAGTGATCAATTTAGCAAACAGTTTTACCGAAAAACTAAAACCAGCTATCGCATGGTTATCAGAACACCCTGAAGCCACAGAAGCATTTATTAAATTTGGGCTTGCATTTGTGGGTGTTGGCGGTCTCCTGTTGATAATCCCCCGGATTGTTCAAGCTTTTAGAGCTATCAAAATAGCCATCATGGAAGTAAGCGCCGCCTTAATATTCCTTCAGACTTTGACAGGAGTTGGTCTTGTAAAGGCTTTAGTTGGAGTTGCAGCGGCAGGTGCGATTATTTTTGGCATGAATAAGGTCGTAGAGGCTAACACAGAAGATATACCGGGATTTGCAGACGGGGGTATTGTAACTAAACCCACACTGGCGATGGTTGGAGAGGCAGGTCCCGAAGCGATAACCCCTCTCGGACAAGGATTTGGTAATACGGTAAATGTTACTGTTCAGGGTTCGGTCATAGCAGAACATGACCTTGCTCAAAGTATTCGCTCTGCCCTGCTACAAGATAAATCCCGTAATGCCAATTTAGGGCTGGCTTAATATGATATTACCTACTATTCAAGTAAGAATTGCTTTTGAGAGTGCACCTTTTGCCGAAGTGCCTATTTGGACAGATGTTACTACTGACGCTATCTCTTTCTCTACCCGGAGAGGCAGACAGAAACAACTAGACCGCATTGAGTGCGGCGTAGCTACTGTTATACTTAACAATTCAAGCGGTAATTACTGGCCCAATAATACCGGCGGGGTTTACTATCCCAATATCCAACCTTGGAAGCGTATAAACATCCGGGCTACTTATAACGGCACAACTTATGACGTTTTTACAGGCTTTATTGAGGCATGGAGACCAACTTGGGCAGGCACAGGTGGCATGGGGCCTATGGTGCAGTTGACCTGTGCTGACCTTCAAAAGTCAATTTCTCTCTGTAATCTCAATGATATTACCGGGTATTCTGAAGAAAAGAGCGGGGCTAGAATAGATAATGTTTTGGATGATATCGGCTGGCCAAATTTGGCAACAGATGATTATTGGAAGTTAGGCACATCAACTCTAGACATTGATACTCTACTTGCTTATCGTGATAGATTTACCGATACAGGCCAATCATCCATTCAGGCAAGTGGTGCGCTGGGAAATGTCAACGCAATGGAACATATCTACTCGGTTATTCAGACAGAGATGGGCATCTTCTATATCGGTACAGACGGAAACCCCAAGTTTCAAGATAGGTACGCAAGGCTAAAAGAACCATATCTGACCAGCCAAGCTACGTTTGGAGATGATAACGGAGAAAACCACTACCACGTATTAGACCCTGTGTATGATGACTCCGATATTTTTAACGATATCCGGTTAACTCGTACAGGTGGCAGTGAGCAAGTGTCATCTGATGTTACCAGCCAGTCTGATTATGGAATACGCACTTTGTCAAGAAACAACCTGCTTATGACTACTGACGATGAGGCACTTGACCAGGCGAATTATCTGAAGGGTAAATACGCAAATCCCAATCTTAGTTTTAAACGCATGGATATTTGTCCCATGCG
It encodes:
- a CDS encoding BppU family phage baseplate upper protein, whose product is MATLTIPNSDKGYTLQFTVHDSAGAAKNLTGYTVTLKVWRPGAPATLLVTGACTISDAENGVVTYTLTGTDFALTGTYHAELELTMVSSEVTTVRESTGNFSITVAESG
- a CDS encoding head-tail connector protein, with product MVDYCTLEEVKRELNISGGESDDILQALIGQTKDLIDKFCNRSFDSVTTTKYFDGTASPLCIPDLITLTSLKLDTNGDGVYEATLTTSDYILYPLNSTPKESIRINPNGNYSSFASGIPSGVSITGTWGYASTVPGPIHRASIIQVQRWYKRKETAFADVVGVPELGEVHYYKGLDPDIHLIVQAYRKQRYF
- a CDS encoding HK97 gp10 family phage protein, yielding MANRAKKATVVDTGRLRASIATQISDLSAEIGTNVEYAPFVEFGTSKMEARHLEGSSKVLGEGMFTFAANNSQEDIDKFSDEMGKIMSDRWPK
- a CDS encoding phage tail tape measure protein, coding for MAKSIADLVIKIGADTKDMEAGISSAQVKLQKLSEGAKKTGIGLMAVGTAVTGLGVAAVKSYAETGDALSKMATRTGISAQALSELKYAAQMSGSSIEDLETSVKRMQMFMADAAEGSTLATETLDKLGLKLTDLQGLNQEDQFLKLSYALADVDDAGQRAALAFDLFGKSGTDLLPMFADGSAALALLRQEANDLGVTMDDVSANRAAELGDSIEKLKTTFDGMKVQIGEALAPAVINLANSFTEKLKPAIAWLSEHPEATEAFIKFGLAFVGVGGLLLIIPRIVQAFRAIKIAIMEVSAALIFLQTLTGVGLVKALVGVAAAGAIIFGMNKVVEANTEDIPGFADGGIVTKPTLAMVGEAGPEAITPLGQGFGNTVNVTVQGSVIAEHDLAQSIRSALLQDKSRNANLGLA